The genomic DNA TATCTCATCGACGCGATGCGGCAGGCTGGCGTCGAAAGCGGACTCGACGATGAGGACGCGCGAGTCCTCGCCGCACAGACGTTCAAGGGGGCCGCCGAAACCGTACTGCGGTCCGATGAGGACATCGAGACGCTCATCGACGCCGTCTGCTCGCCGAACGGGACGACCATCGAAGGGATGGACGTGCTGTGGGACAGCGACGCCGACGAAGCGGTCGTCGATGCGGTCGCCGCAGCCGAGCGCCGTTCGAAGGAACTGGCCGACGAATCCGACGATGAGTGAAACGATAGCCGACGAACTCGGTTCGGTGCCCCAATCGGTTGTCGAAGCCGCACGCGAAGACGCCGCAAACGCCAAGCGCGTCGTCGTCAAGGCGGGGACGAACTCGCTCACCGACGAGGAGTCGAACCTCGACGACGACAAACTCGACAAGCTCGTCGATGACATCGCCGACCTCCTCGAGCGGGACAAGGATGTCCTGCTCGTCTCATCCGGCGCGGTCGGAGCCGGCATCGGACGGGTCGGCTACGGCAGCAGGACGGTCGAGGAATCACAGGCGCTGTCGACGGTCGGCCAGAGCCACCTGATGCGCCGGTACACCGAGAGCTTCGAGCGGTACGACCGAAAGGTCGCCCAGATTCTCCTGACCCAGCAGGACCTCGAAAACCCCGAGCGGTTCACGAACTTTTGTAACACCGTCGAGACGCTGCTTGAGTGGGACATCGTCCCGATAATCAACGAAAACGACGCCGTCGCGACACAGGAGATTCGCATCGGCGACAACGACATGCTCTCGTCGTCGGTCGCTGTCGGCGTCGACGCCGACCTGCTGGTGACGTTGACCGATGTCGACGCTGTCTACACCGGCAACCCGAAGGAAGACCCCGACGCCGAGCGTATCGAAGCGGTCGGAGAGAACTACGACCAGATACAGGGGCTCGTCGAGGAGAGCTCTTCGTCGGACTTCGGCGGCATCCGAACCAAAGTCGAGGGGGCGCGCAACGTCAGCGAATACGGTATCCCCGCAATCATCGCCGGCTCCGCCGAACCGGACGTACTACAACAAATCGCCACCGGCAAATCGGTGGGCACACTATTTGTCCCAATAAACGGTGAGACAGATGACTGAGACGACCGAAGCCAAAGTCGACGCCGCACAGACCGCCGCGCTCGAACTCGCAAACGAAAGCGACGAAGCCCGGCAAGAGAACCTGCAGGCCATCGCCGACGCCATCGACGAACGGCGGGCGGAGGTTCTCGAAGCAAACGAAAAGGACGTCGAAGCGGCCGAGGAGATGCTGGAGGCCGGCGAGTACAGCCAAGCGCTCGTCGACCGGCTGAAGCTTTCCGACGCAAAACTCGACAGTATCATCGAGATGGTCCGCAGCGTCGCCGGTCAAGAAGACCCCCTCGGAAAGACGCTCACCGCCCGGGAACTCGACGATGGGCTCGACCTGTATAAGGTGTCGGTCCCCATCGGCGTCATCGGGACCGTCTTCGAGTCCCGTCCCGACGCCTTGGTTCAGATTGCGGCGCTCAGCCTCCGGTCCGGCAACGCCGTCATCCTGAAGGGCGGCAGCGAGGCCAGCCACTCGAACCGGGTCCTCTATGAGATTATTCGCGAGGCGACAGCGGACCTTCCCGACGGCTGGGCACAGCTCATCGAGGCCCGCGAGGATGTCGATAGACTGCTTGGAATGGATGATTCGGTCGACCTGCTGATGCCGCGTGGCAGCTCGGCGTTCGTCAGCTACATCCAAGACAACACCAGCATCCCGGTGCTGGGCCACACCGAAGGTGTCTGCCACGTCTATGTCGACGACGCAGCCGACCTCGACATGGCAACCGACATCGCATACGACGCAAAGGTCCAGTATCCGGCGGTCTGCAACGCCGTCGAGACGCTCTTGGTCCATGAGGATGTCGCCGAGGAGTACCTGCCCGACATCGCGGCCCGATACGCCGAGGCAGACGTCGAGATGCGCGGCGACGAGGCCACCCGCTCGGTGCTTGACCGCGACATCGAGGCCGCGACAGACGACGACTGGACCAGCGAATACGGCGACCTCATCGTAGCCATCAAAGTCGTTGACTCGCTGGAGTCGGCCATCGACCACATCAACACAAACGGCTCCAAGCACACCGAGTCCATCGTCACCGAGGACGACGGCCGGGCGTCGACATTCATGCGCCGGCTCGACTCGGCGAGTGTCTTCCACAACGCTTCGACGCGCTTCAGCGACGGCTACCGGTTCGGGCTCGGTGCGGAGGTCGGTATCAGCACCGGCAAGATACACGCCCGCGGCCCGGTCGGCCTTAAGGGGCTCACGACGTACAAATACCACCTCGAAGGCGACGGTCACCTCGTGGCGACCTACGCCGGCGAGGACGCCAAGCCGTTCAGCCACGAGGAGTTCGACGGCGAGTGGTCACCCTAACCGAGCCGGGCGAGGGCCGATTATAGCGCTTGGAAGAAGACTATCGGCTTTCGCGCTGTTCGACCTTGTTCAGTTCTATCAGCAGGCGGAAAATTGCTTTGACGAGATTGGCGTCGACATCGAACTGTTCGGCGTTCTCGCCGGCCCGCTCCATGACGGCTTCCTCCTGTGACTCGTCGGTCGTGGGCAGGCCACGCTCGCGTTTGACGGCGGCGATGCTCTCTGCGACGTAGGTCCGCTGGGCGATGAGTTCGACGATTTCTTGGTCGATACTCTGTATCTCCTTGCGGAGTTCGTCGAGGTCCATCTCTGCGGGGTCGCCGCGAGTCATTTCCGTGTCGCTCCGGTCTGTTGTGTCGTTGTCAGCCATGTGTGTCCCTCTCTGTTGCTCCAGGTAGTTTCCAGCGATTCGAGCGTCTCCCGGTCGCCGACAGCCGTGTAGCTGGGGCCGGTGCCGGAAAGCGACGCGGCGGCGGCCGGCAACGCCTCGACGAGCGGGTCGGTCGGATAGCCAAGCGCCGCACAGAAAGCGAAGCCGTTGACGCACATCGCCCGCTCGTAGTCGCCATCGCGGGCCAGTTCGTAGACGACATCGGCCATCGGCGCGATTCGCTCACAGCGGTCGGCGTCGGCATCCGCCGAGAACGCCCGTTCGTCCGGCGTATAAACCAGCACGTCCCAGTCCGGCTCGTCGCGCTGTAGCAGTTCGTCGCTCGTGTTGTCGGTGACGGTGACGCCGCCGAGCATCGACGCCGAGGCGTCGTCGAAGGCTCCGGTAACGGTGACACCGACATCGCGAGCGGCGTCGACGCCGATACGGCAAGCCGCCTCGCGGTCGAGGTCGACAT from Natronomonas pharaonis DSM 2160 includes the following:
- the proB gene encoding glutamate 5-kinase — translated: MSETIADELGSVPQSVVEAAREDAANAKRVVVKAGTNSLTDEESNLDDDKLDKLVDDIADLLERDKDVLLVSSGAVGAGIGRVGYGSRTVEESQALSTVGQSHLMRRYTESFERYDRKVAQILLTQQDLENPERFTNFCNTVETLLEWDIVPIINENDAVATQEIRIGDNDMLSSSVAVGVDADLLVTLTDVDAVYTGNPKEDPDAERIEAVGENYDQIQGLVEESSSSDFGGIRTKVEGARNVSEYGIPAIIAGSAEPDVLQQIATGKSVGTLFVPINGETDD
- a CDS encoding glutamate-5-semialdehyde dehydrogenase translates to MTETTEAKVDAAQTAALELANESDEARQENLQAIADAIDERRAEVLEANEKDVEAAEEMLEAGEYSQALVDRLKLSDAKLDSIIEMVRSVAGQEDPLGKTLTARELDDGLDLYKVSVPIGVIGTVFESRPDALVQIAALSLRSGNAVILKGGSEASHSNRVLYEIIREATADLPDGWAQLIEAREDVDRLLGMDDSVDLLMPRGSSAFVSYIQDNTSIPVLGHTEGVCHVYVDDAADLDMATDIAYDAKVQYPAVCNAVETLLVHEDVAEEYLPDIAARYAEADVEMRGDEATRSVLDRDIEAATDDDWTSEYGDLIVAIKVVDSLESAIDHINTNGSKHTESIVTEDDGRASTFMRRLDSASVFHNASTRFSDGYRFGLGAEVGISTGKIHARGPVGLKGLTTYKYHLEGDGHLVATYAGEDAKPFSHEEFDGEWSP
- a CDS encoding chorismate mutase, whose product is MADNDTTDRSDTEMTRGDPAEMDLDELRKEIQSIDQEIVELIAQRTYVAESIAAVKRERGLPTTDESQEEAVMERAGENAEQFDVDANLVKAIFRLLIELNKVEQRESR
- a CDS encoding shikimate kinase; protein product: MEGRAAAPAAGTVLNALANGYGSAFAIDAYTEATVTLDDTGSVTGEIADAPDADTRLIERCVEAVVERFGDGQGGHVRTESDVPMASGLKSSSAAANATVLATLAALDVDLDREAACRIGVDAARDVGVTVTGAFDDASASMLGGVTVTDNTSDELLQRDEPDWDVLVYTPDERAFSADADADRCERIAPMADVVYELARDGDYERAMCVNGFAFCAALGYPTDPLVEALPAAAASLSGTGPSYTAVGDRETLESLETTWSNREGHTWLTTTQQTGATRK